From a region of the Janthinobacterium sp. 61 genome:
- a CDS encoding phasin family protein has translation MVKKLKELTEDKELASAVRASAQQIWQAGLGAFAKAQEEGGRVFSKLVKDGTEFQKRAEDKVADVSDSVSKLADGVGKQASGSWDKLEQVFEERVARALATIGVPMQNDIAALHAKIDALSLQVAALSGKAAPAPKPKAVAKPAVKAAPKAAPKAAVAKAPAKPAARAAPRAAAQPVSKPAARAAAKKKAPPA, from the coding sequence ATGGTGAAGAAATTGAAGGAGTTGACGGAAGACAAGGAATTAGCGAGCGCCGTGCGCGCGTCCGCGCAGCAGATCTGGCAAGCGGGCCTCGGTGCCTTCGCCAAGGCGCAGGAAGAGGGCGGGCGCGTGTTTTCCAAGCTGGTGAAGGACGGCACGGAATTCCAGAAGCGCGCCGAAGACAAGGTGGCCGATGTCAGCGACAGCGTCAGCAAACTGGCCGATGGCGTGGGCAAGCAGGCCAGCGGCTCCTGGGACAAGCTGGAACAGGTATTTGAAGAGCGCGTGGCGCGTGCCCTGGCCACCATCGGCGTGCCCATGCAAAACGATATCGCCGCGCTGCATGCCAAGATCGATGCCTTGAGCCTGCAGGTGGCAGCGCTGTCCGGCAAGGCTGCGCCGGCGCCCAAGCCGAAGGCTGTGGCCAAGCCCGCCGTGAAAGCGGCGCCGAAAGCAGCACCGAAGGCGGCCGTCGCCAAGGCCCCGGCCAAGCCGGCAGCCAGGGCCGCGCCGCGCGCCGCAGCCCAGCCAGTGAGCAAGCCTGCTGCGAGAGCGGCGGCGAAGAAAAAAGCGCCGCCAGCCTGA